The window AGCGGCGCCATCGGAAATGCCAGCAAACGCAACACCACAGCGACAATCGCAAAACCTATCATCAAGAACAGATCGAAAGTATTAAACGAGACTAAATACACCCCAATCAAACTGAAGAACAGGATCATCACAGTCAGAATCGACTTAGGTAAAGCCAGCACTTTGGCAAAATAAGGGATCAGCGGTAAATTCAGCACCAGCAGAATAATATTGCCGAAATACATAGAGATAATCACAGACCAAAACACGTCTGGACGCTCTTGCATCAACATAGGGCCAGGTTGAATACCATAAGCGATCAATGCACCGAGCATGATGGCCGTGGTACCCGACCCCGGAATACCTAAGGTCAATAACGGGACAAATGAGCCAGTACAGGCCGCATTGTTAGCCGACTCAGGCGCCGCAACACCGCGAATCGAGCCCTTACCAAACTCATCGCGTTTCGCGCCGCGGGATAAATTACGCTCAGTGCCGTAGGCCATAAAGCTGGCAATCGTTGCACCTGCGCCCGGTAATACCCCAATCAAAAAACCGAAAATCGACGAGCGACCAATCACAGGTGCTATCTCTTTCACTTCCTCTTTGGTTAAGCGAGTGCTACCAATCGGCTGCGCTGAAAAGTTGATGTTTTCGGTCGACTTAGGCGGCTTAATCACATTCATTAACGCTTCCGACAGGGCAAAAGTCGCCATGGCGATTAACAGAAAACTGATGCCATCGAGTAAATCTGGCTGACCGAAGGTGAAGCGTTCCATCCCCGAGAAAGGATCGATCCCCACTGACGAGAGCAACAAACCTAAGTGAGTCATCATCATGGCCTTGAGGAAATCGCCACGATTCGAAAACGCCGCAATGGCCGTCAAACCGAGGAACATCAAGACCACATAATCGCCCGATTGAAAGCTCAGAGATACTTGCGCTAATAATGGCGCCGCGACCATCAACATAATGGCGCCGATAGTGCCGCCGGTAAACGAAGCATAGGCCGCAATCGCTAATGCTTTGCCCGCCATGCCTTTTTGCGCCATCGGATAACCATCGAATGACGTCGCAACCGTTCCTGCCACGCCCGGGGCGTTGATCAGAATTGATGATGTCGACCCACCAAAAATAGCGCCGTAGTAAACGCCCGCCATTAAGATCATCCCTGAACTGGGGCCAATGCTGTAAGTCACAGGGATCATCAGAGCGATCGCTGTGATCGGCCCTAATCCCGGCAGCATACCGATCACTGTGCCGACCAAGCAGCCTAAGACCACATACATGAGGTTTTGCAATTCAAACGCGGTCGATAGACCAATAAACATTGCATCGAACATAGTTAACTCCAAAGAGAACCTGAGGCCAAGTAGATACCTAAGACTTGCGTCATCAACACCCAGAACACCAACACCACGGGCACAGAGGCGAGCAGCAAAATCTTAAAGCGGCGCTCTCCCATCAACCAAAATCCAGCGACCAAAAACAATAAGGTAGCGACAACAAACCCCAACGGTTCGAGTCCGGCGGCATACAAGACCATCAGCACAATCAGCGCCGCGGTTTGTTGTAAGGCGGCTTTAGTCAGCAGCGCCCCCCGCTGTTGAACCGTGTTTCCTTTTAGCAAGACGGCAACCAGAGAGAACAGACTAAACATCAATCCCATGGCAGCATAAATCTTCGGCATAGTGGAAGATGTCACGACTTCAAATTCTTCAAACGGCAATAAGGGAATTTGCCATGCCAGCACGCCATATCCAGTAAACACGGCGACAAATAGCAAGGAACCAATCAGATCACGATTCAACATCTGTCACTCCTTACTTAATAAAGCCCAGTTGCAACATAGTGGCTTTAAGCTGTTGCTCCTGTGCTTCCAATGACTTAACAAAATCGGCTTGGGGTTCAAACAGATTGATCCAACCATTACGGGCACGCACTTGTTCCCATTCTGGCGTTTTAATCAGTGCCGCAAACTTGGCCACATACTCATCAACTTTGGCTTTAGGCGTATCCGGTGCCGCGAAAAAGCCGCGCCAGTTAGTAAACGTCATGTCATAACCGAGTGATTTAATCGTCGGAACCTCTGGATGCTCGGCAACGATTTCTGGCGCCGTCATCGCAAGGATCCGACCTTGACCACTGCCTGCAATTTCTAACGCTTCACTGAATCCCGTCGACAGTAAATCGACTTCGCCCGAGAGTAAGCCAGCCTTAGCTTGACCACCCGCATCGTAGGGAACATAACGTAAACGACCGCCATCTAAACCCGCCGCCGCAATCGCTTGCGCCGCAACTAAGTGATCCATACTGCCGCGCGCCGAGCCGCCAGCGATATTGAATCTTTGTGGATCCGCCTTAAAGGCCGCCAACACATCGTCCCAGTTTTTCAACGGTGAATCGTTACGTACCACAAAGGCACCGTAATCGGCGACTATGCCTGCAACCGGCGTTAAATCACGATAACTAAACGGGATTTGCCCAGAAAGTGCACGGAGCACAATCGGAGTCGAGTTAACCAGTAAAATATCGCCCTGTTTGTTTTTCGATTTGATCATAGAGGCTATTGCACGGCCGCCACCGCCGCCCGAGAGGTTCTCAAAAGAGGCATTACCATCAATTTTCGACTTCACTAAGGCTTCACCGACGCCACGCGCAGTAGTATCCCAACCACCGCCTGGACCGCCAGGAATGATAAAGTGGATATCAGCACTCGCCATGCCAGAGGCACCGAGTAACAGCGCACTCATGACTAAAGATTTCATTTTCAACATGATTCATTACTCCTAAAACACGTATTGCAAACGGGCAGCAAAGGCATCACCCACATCTTCATTGCCGACTAAGGCAATCGTGCCTGCGCCATCGACGGAAGAATGGATGTAGTTAGCCATCACTTTGATTTTTGGATTGAAGTAGTAAGACACGCCTAAGGTATAGATCTGAGCTTTAGTACCTTGGAAGTCGGAGCTCGCATCCACGCTAGAAAAACGTGCCGCCAATTCCCATGCATCGGTTACGCCCTTAGGCTGAGAAAACACCGCGCTGCCCTTGGAATAGCTACGCTGTTCGCCCGTTAAGAAATAACTCGCCTGCAGGTAATACGCCTGATAACGCTCACCATCGAGCACTGACTGAGGATCTTGGGTGTTTAAACTGCGCTGGGCGTATTCGCCCTGCAACAACAAGGCATTATGTTGAAATGCCAGCTCTAAACCCGCTTGGTTTAGATTATCAATCGCTGCGGTTTCACCACCGGCGACATAGTTAATCAGGCGAGTATTAGTCTCGCGCAGTTCGCCGCGAGCAAAGCTGGCAGACAAGTCATCGCCGCCCATTTGACGCGCTGAGTACCACAAGCCCGCATGTAACACTTGGCCCGGTTCTTTGGCCTGTGACCAAGTCACTCGCGAGCTCAGGGCATAGTTCAAATCATCAGTTTCATCTTTGCCATCGCTACCAAAGGCATCGTTTTTATAAACACCCAAGGCGTAACGTAAACCTGTGCTTGGGAAATATTGATAGGCAGAAACACCCCAGCGGAAGTACGGCGACATAGTATCGGCGAGGCTAGAACGTTCAATCAGCGCAATGTGATTACTGCTGGTAAGCGCATCGAGGCTGATATCCTCACGCAACTTACCAAATTGCAGTTTAGGGCCATTCTCAAAACCCGAATAACGCATCCGAGCCATGACGATTTCAGCGGTATTTTCAGCAAATTCAAGCAACAGCTTGTAATCCCAATCCTGTAATTCGCCTTCAACAAAGGTACGGACTCGGCGAGGGAAAATATCCTGCGCGCTACTGCCGTTATGTTCGGCGTTATAGGCACCATTGAAGAGGTTGTAATCGAGTTGAATGCGACCACCTATCTCAAAAGCTGGCGCGCTAGGCTTAGATGGAGTCGCAATGGCATTCGCTGCCTGCTGTTGTTTTAGCTGGTTAACTTCTTGAGTCAATTGGGTGAGTTGTGCTTGAAGCTCTTGTGGCGTTAAGTCTTGCGCATTCGCAAAACCAGTAAAAGCCACAGCGGTTGCCGCAGCAAGTAAGGTCAATCTAGGCATCAATGCCTCCTGTATTGCAGTCTGCCATTCCCTGTGGGAATGCCTGTGTTATTAGAATTGTGTCAGGTCTGTGACGGACTACTTCCTCGCCCAGAGGATGAAATGTATCGTTAACATTTCGTTAAAGATATTTAACGCACTTAATCTTCATTAAGGGACTTAAGGTGACTAAAAATCATAAAGTTCATGAACAAAATGAACTTAACTCAAGGGAAACGGCTTGAAGTGCACAAAACGGGTAAGAATGAGAGATAACTCAATGAAAATATGACAGGAATATTAGCTGGCGCTGAATGTTAACAGATGAGTGGAATAGCATAAAAATACGACGGTTCTACCCTTAAAACGTTAAATTAAGCTAGAAGCCATCCATAAAAGCAAAGCGCCGTTAAGCGCTTCTGAGGGAACTAGCAACAATACTTGAAGAGAGATTGAGTAGGATATTGGGCGATAAGCATTAGCAACGATGAGCAAATAACTGTGGTCGAACAAAAAACACCAAATGCTCGACCCAAGGATGCGAGCACTTATTTGTTCGAGCTAATTGATTCAAGCTAATAAATTCGAGCTTTCGCTTAGCAATCAGAGCTTATTGCCTGCATTCTCGCTGGTGGGCGCGGTGCCATTATCACCCTGCGCCATCTGTGCATGACCTTGTTCCATTTGCTGTAAATCTTCCATCGCAGAATCCTGCGATAAAGCCAGCGGATCGGGATCTGCGGATACCGCCACCGTATTGTCGGCATTCGCGGTATCTGGCGCAGTCATTTGTTCAGTCAGTAATGGATTGGCGGCCTTTGCAGCATCTAGCTCCTGAGTCACAGGGGACACTTCAGTATTGAGCGGACTATCACTCACATTCGGTAACCACTCACGCAATGGCTCGGGTCCAAAACTAAAGCCCAAGGCGATGACGACAGTTGCAGCAGCAACATACAACCAAGGGCGAATCGCCCGATTATCGCCTCTTAATGAACCGCTCTCACTGGCATATAGGTGCGCATCCGAGCGTTGAGCCGCTGGGGCGATCGCTTTTAGCATATCAGGCAAGGCATCAAGCTCAGGGCCTTTAATCCGCTGACCAATAAACTGGCCGCCTTCGTAGATCTCCATCTGATGGCTTGCAACTTCGCCGTCAACCACACCAGAACTGGTAATAATCAACTTATTACAACAGACTCGACCACTAAATACGCCGCACACCCGCAACTCATCACAGCTGACTTCACCGGAGATCTCGCCGCCAAGTTCGATCTTAATTTGTCCCGCTGAACCAATCTTGCCCTGCAATTTACCCGCAATTAATGCCGTGCTCTCTAACTGGATGTCACCCTCAATCGAGGTTTGTGCACTGATAAAAGTAATGCCATTGCCTTTGCTAGCCATAGGATTCATTCCATATCATTATTTTTGTGACAAAGATGTTAAGGTAAAAGTCCCCGAGAATAAAGCACTGGTTTCGTTTAGTATTTGACCTAAACCTCAGAGCGGGATTTAAGTCACGCCAGCGACTATGTTACCCTGCGCTAGTGCAATATGGCTCCCGAGTACCTAAGTATGAGTAGCATGATGCCTCAAAAGGCGAGCGCTGATATCGCACTTAATCAAAGCTAAAGCACACACTGACTGCAGTAAACACCTAAAACAACCGCCAACGAGACCCCGACATGGCTTATTCAAACTCCGCTAGCTCGCAATCGATAACGCCAATGATGACGCCACTGGAAGTGTATCGCGCCAAAGTGAGCGAAAATCTAGTTGACGATCCGGCGCAACAACAGGCGGTGTTGGCGCTCGATATGTTATTTAAACACTTGATGCCACAACCCTATTCAGCACGCCACTCCCATTCACAATCCATCAAAGGCTTGTATCTGTGGGGCGATGTAGGTCGGGGTAAAACCTTTCTGATGGATTTGTTTTTCGATTGTTTGCCAAGTGAAGGCAAATTAAGACTGCATTTCCACCGTTTTATGGCGCGGATACACCAAGCATTACGCGAGCATTCGGGTAAACGCGATCCGTTAACGCTTATAGCAAAAAATCTCGCGAAAGAATGCAAGGTGCTGTGTTTCGATGAGTTTTTTGTCTCAGACATTGGCGATGCCATGATACTCGCAGGGCTATTTGAGTGCCTATTCGAACAAGGTGTGGTGCTGGTCGCGACCTCTAATATTCCTATTGAGCGCTTATATGAAAACGGCTTAGCCAGACACAGATTTTTACCTTGTATCCAACTGCTGCAAGCGCACACGCAAATGCTGCATCTCGATGGCAACCAAGACCACAGGATGCACGCCATCAATACTTTATTAAACAACGAGATTGGCATTGATAGCGCTGAAATGAGTGCCTCGATTTCCCGCAATATCGGCATTACCGGAACACTCGATTTTGAGCAGATTTTTGACAAGCTAGTGAATGGGTTAACGCCAAATGCGCTCAGTATGAGTGCTATTGGCATTAGCGATTCTGGTATTATTGATACTGGCATTAGCGGTTCTAGCATGAGTGATAGCAAAATGAGTAATGCTAGCCTCACCATCTGCAACCGTGAAATCCCAGTGATCCGCGCAGCTTTAGAGCCCATAGACAAAGCTGTTGCTTGGTTCGACTTTTATGCCCTGTGTGACGGCCCGAGATCCCAACTCGATTACATCGAAATCGCCAGTCGATTTAAGATCTTAATGGTGAGTGGCGTTCCTAAATTAGGCGGCGAAGTGAAAGGCTGGATCCGTGCCCGCGGCACGGAGGACGGTACAGGTGAAAACCAAGCCGCAACCACGGGCGAGCGCAAACTCTCCTACGCCGCCAACGATGACCCAGCGCGCCGTTTTATCAGCTTAATTGATGAGTTGTACGATCAAAATGTCAGCCTTTATCTCAGCTGCGACGTGCCACTGAGCGAACTCTACCAAGGTGGCGCACTCAGTTTTGAATTCCGCCGCACCTACAGCCGATTAATAGAAATGAGCCGACATGAATTAGCGTAAAACAATTGATTATTTATCGTTTTGCAGAGACAAAGAAAGAGACAAAAAATAAGTTCCAAAATTTTGCTCAAACTATTATTGGACAATCATTAGCAAAAAAATAAAAACGTCCAAAGGAACAGTAGATTACGAAGTAACTTATACAATCAGAATAGTAAAAGCTTGAATAACACCTTTAAAACGACAGACATGACACATGAGCCTAAAGACCTAGATTGCCAATCTAAAACCTTATCAAATCAGCACAAAATTTCACTTTAACCATTTAAAATCAAAATAATAATCACAGTTAGCTCCTTTATCCCCAAAGATAATCTGAATAAAAACGGAAGCATTACTCCACTCAATTCAGCAATACGGTTTGCTAACCTAGATATTTAAGGTACGGTATAACTTAGTTTCAATTATGCTAATTTACGCCCTATAGGTTTAAATCAATTAAATTTACACTCTACGGCAAGAAATTTTAAAAATATAATCTATAGTGTATTAAACCAAAGACTCATAGTTCCGACTCTGCGCAATAACGCTTAGTTTTAAAGTTAGGAAGCATAAGTTTAACTTTATTTACTCGAACTTTATGGCTCGACAGCAGTAGCTCGAAAGTATTAACTAAAAAGCAGTAAGAACGACCTTAGACGGAACTAATTTAAATACAGGGACGATTCGCTTATGTGGTTACGACAAATTAAGATTGGCTCACGACTCATTACTGCGTTTGGCTTACTCGGTCTAGTATTGTTACTTCAGGGACTGATGTCATTACAAACGATGTCATCCATGCGAGTCTCCTCAGAAGAAATTGAAAAAAATACCCTACCAACGCTCGTCACGCTGTCGAGCATCAATCTTAACGTGATGCGCGCTAGGGTATTTACATTTCGTCTATTACTCGCCGATTCGGCGGCTGAGCGCGACAAAGGGCTCGAAACCTTAAGGCAAATTCGCGAGAACATTAAAACGGATCAAAAGGCCTACGAGCCTTTAATTAGTTTGCCTGGTGAGCAAGCCCTCTATCAGGAATTCAGCCATAGCCTTGAATCCTATCTAAAAGATCAAGATGAAATGATCCGTAAACTACAGGCCAATGATGCTACTGAAGCCAAACGGATCATGGATGAAGTCATGACAGTCCAAGCCGATAAAATGACAAAAATGCTCATTAGCATCGGCGATTTAAATACCAAATATGCAAGCAAACAAGGCGAAATCACCGCACAAGCCTACGAGGAAAGTAAGCTACTCAACAGCGTGGTGATAATAGCCTCCTTGATTGCCGCATTTGTTGTGGCCACACTCTTAACCCGCAGTATTGTGCAGCCGATGAAAGAAGCGGTAGATATTTCAGTGACGGTCGCAAGCGGTGATTTAACGCAGAAAATCCGTACAGATGGCAATGATGAAACCAGTCAGCTGATGCAGTCATTAGCAGGGATGCAGCAGAACCTGCGCGATACCTTATCCCACATCGCAAACTCCTCTAACCAGCTCGCCTCCGCCGCAGAAGAGCTCAATTCTGTGACTGAAGATGCTTCCCGCGGTATACAGCAACAAAATGATGAAATACAACAGGCTGCAACCGCAATTACCGAGATGAGTTCGGCGGTGGATGAAGTCGCTAATACCGCAGTCCTCGCTTCGGAGGCCTCAGAAGAAACCGCCCGCAATACTGAACTAGGTAAAAAACAGGTAGATCAAACCGTCGCCGCCATTATCGACATGAATCAGGATGTGACGCAAAGTTCGCAAATTGTCCAAACCTTAGCCATGCAAGCTGTCGATATTGGTAAAGTTTTAGATGTAATCCGCGCAATTGCCGAGCAAACGAATCTACTGGCCCTCAACGCAGCCATTGAAGCGGCGCGAGCGGGCGATACTGGCCGTGGTTTTGCGGTCGTGGCCGATGAAGTGCGCGCGCTAGCCCATCGCACTCAGTCTTCGACCCGCGAAATTGAAGACATGATCAACAAGATCCAGCACGGCACCGAAACCGCTGTGCTATCGATGCAGCACAGTGGTCAAAAAGCGGAGCAAGCACTCGCTGTCGCAAGGCTCGCTGGGGATGCATTAAACACGATTAACGCTCAAATCAGTACGATGAATAACAGCAATATGGTCATCGCAAGCGCAGCCGAAGAACAAGCGAAAGTCGCCCGTGAAGTCGATAAAAACATTGTTAACATTAGCGATCTCGCCAGCCAAAGCGCCGCGGGAGCCCAGCAAACCAGTGCATCGGCACATGAACTATCAAGGTTAGCAGTTGAACTGAACAACCTACTGACGCGCTTTAAGGTGTAAAGTCGTCTCGATTTAAGGTCAAAAGCCTCGCTTTTCGATTTGAGGTCAAATCTCGTTTTACAAGGGAACCAGAGGGTAACTGCACAAGGTGTGCGAAAAAACGCTACCCTCAATGTATAATCACATCTTTAACTTAATAAAATCATTCAGTATCAAAACATGAACTCAGCTAAGACCGAGTTTGCGGCGCCTGATTAAAGTGCATAGCCAGTTCACTGATATCGGCGGCAACCCATTCTGGCTCGATACACTCGGCCAAATGCGCCGCCATAAAGTCCACCAGCTGCATGGCGGCATAGGGCAAGCGGCGATCTTTGCGGCCCACTAGATACCAGTTACTTTCGAGCGGAAAACCCGTTACCGGCAAAATAGCCGGTTTTTCGCGCCCTTCTTGCAGCGTGTGCGCCGAAATCACAGACAAGCCTAAGCCAGACGCGACGCTTAAGCGTATCGCCTCATTGCTCTCAATTTGCATAGTGTCACTAAGCGTGATGCCTTGACCGCTGCACCAAGACTCAAACATCAAGCGGGTGGCAGAACCGGGCTCGCGCACGATAAAACGCTCATTTTTAAGATCGTTAAAATTTACTTGTTCACGGCCCACCGCCCAATGATCCTTTGGCGCAATCAATTGCAGCGGGTTTTTAATGATCCGCGCAGATAGCACGTTATCGCCACTAGGTGGATGACTAAACAAATATAAATCATCTTCTTGGCGCTCAAATCGGCCTAATACATGGGCACGGTTACCTATGTTTAAGGTCACTTTAACCTGTGGAAACTGCCGATAAAAAGCCCCTAAAATCCGTGGTAACACGTATTTGGCGGTAGTGACGATACCGATATTAATATGCCCAACGCTGCCACCTTTGGCCTGCTGCATAAAGGCATCGAAATCCTCAAAACGACTCAAGGTATCGCAGGCGGCGCGGTAGAGTTCATTGCCAATCAAGGTCGGTAACATACGGCCATCACGACTCTCGAGTAACGGCTCACCTAACACATCGGCTAGCTTTTTAAGCTGTAATGACACTGTGGGCTGGGTTAAATGCAAGGCCCTCGCCGCTGCGGAAATATTGCCTAACCGCACCACTTGTACATACACCTGCAGCAAACGGAAACTCAAGTGCCGCAATTTAAGCTGAGTCGATGACGAACGCTTATCCATAGACGATTATCTATACCTAAGTGGTAAACAATTTATTTTTCAATATAACCAATTAGGTCCAAAATCACCAGCCATCAGGACCATCCGACATTTAAGCCTGTTCTGCACGGCTTAAAAATCAAACTTAATGAGATACTTATGCCCGATATTGTCATTGCCTTTTTCGCCTTAGGCTTGTTAGCTGGCCTAGTGAAGTCAGATCTTAAAGTCCCCCCCGCGATCTACGAAACCCTATCCATACTGTTAATGCTCACTTTGGGCTTAAAGGGCGGAATGGCGCTCCACGGTCACACCCAAAACTTAGTGATCACTGAGCTGTTAGCGGTTGTTGCTTTAGGCTTTATTATCCCCTTGGCCCTATACCCAGTGTTAACTCGGCTGGTTCGCATTGGTCACACAGATGCTATTAGCATTGCCGCACATTACGGCTCCGTTAGCGCGGGAACCTTTGCGGTGGTGATGGCTATGGTGGAAAAATCAGGGTTGATATTAAGACCCGAAACCACCCTGTATCTCGTGCTGCTAGAACTGCCGGCGATCGTAGTGATGCTCTGGCTACATAGATACTTAAGCGCCAAAAAAGCAATTGAAACATCACCCAAGAATGAAACTCAATCGAGCGTATTGCACGAAGCGTTAACCAGCCGCGGCGTTGTCTTACTCGTTGGCGGCGTAGTGATTGGTTGGCTTTACGGCCCAACGGGGCTTGCGCCGCTCACACCTGTGCTACTAGGCGGATTCAAAACTTTACTGGCATTATTTTTACTGGAAATGGGCTTAGTGACAGCCAAAGTGTGTTTGCCGCTACCACTAAAACAATGGCGCTTATTGGTGTTCGCCGCCGTAACGCCCTTTGTATTGGCTTGGTGCGGTATTGCCGTAGGATTATGGCTGGACTTACCTTCTGGCAGTATTTTAGTGCTAGCGGCATTAAGTGCCAGTGCATCTTATATCGCAGCGCCTGCGGCCATTCGAGCCGCAATACCCGAAGCCAATATTGGACTGGCTATGCTGGCCTCACTCGGCATTACGTTTCCGGTTAATGTGTTAATTGGCTTACCTTTATACCAACACTGGGTGATACTCATTACGGCTTAATGGCGTAGCTTAGTACTTCTTCGCCGAATAAAATCAATGAAAAGGGAGACATAATTGTCTCCCTTTTCATCTTGCTTAAGCACACATCATTTAAGGCGCATCACTGTGGTGCGCGGCTTTATCCTGATACATGGCTTTATCGGCGGAATCTAACAGATCCTCTAAGCTCACATCAGAATCTGGCGTCCAATGGGCGATACCAATACTGATCGCTAAGCTATGTTGCTTAGGATGCTGTTGATTATATTGCTCAAGTAATTGCTTAAAACGCTCAATCACTAGATCGACTGTATCTCTATGCACAAAACTTAGTAGCACCACAAACTCATCACCGCCAAGCCTTGCGATTACATCAGACTCCCTAAAAGCGGTCATCAAGATATGGGCAAAATCGTATAACACTTGGTCGCCCTTGAGGTGACCAAAGTTGTCATTCACTTCCTTAAAGAAATCGAGATCGAAGAAGAGTAAGGCCGCCTCAGATTCGGTACGTCGACAACTCGCTAGCGCCTGATGGGCCAGTAACTCAAATCCACGCCGATTCGAAATCGTAGTCAAAGGATCTAAGGTGTTTTGCGCGATAGAGAGTAATTCCGCCTCTACCATTTCACCTAAATCCGTCAAGGTTTCAATATCTTCAGCTGTAAACTCTCGCGGTTCAGTGCCGATTAAACACAAGGTCCCTACTCGATATTACCTGTGAATGGTTAAGGGATAGCCAGCGTAAAAGCGAATATGCGGCTGCTCGGTCACCAGTGGATTGTCACTAAAGCGCGGATCTTTGAGGGCGTCGTTTACGATAAAAATATCGTCTTGATTGATCGCATGGCCACAAAATGAGATTTCCCGTGGTGTTTCAGTCACCTCCAATCCTTGGCGAGATTTAAACCACTGCCGCTCGGCATCCACTAAGGTCACAACACAAATCGGCAAAGAGAAAATTCTGCGCGTGAGCCGAGTGATACGATCGAAACGTTCTTCGGCATCGGTGTCGAGCACATTGAGTGCGCGTAACGTGGCCAAACGTTGCAGCTCGTTTTCAGGGATAGTAGGTAATTGCATGGTGCTCTCTGCTAACTGCTCTCATTAAACTCTAGCCTAAATTGTGCATTCTTGCGGTGTTAAGGCTGATATTCGTTTCAGCCTTACTCCCTTTAAATGACTGTAGAGATGACTGTACTATTCCAGCACAGCGCGGTAGATATTGAGCACTCGCTCGGCATGTTCCTCAACCTCTAACACAGGTAACTGCCCCGCCTTTTGTTGCAGAGTCAGGCGATGATTTTCATCCCTGAGTAAGCAATAGGTTTGGGTTAAATGCTGGGCACTCATCATAGGTAAGAGTTCAAGCTCAGCCAACACCCCAAAAATCCGCACATTGTCAGACCAAATCGTCAGCTCAGGATACTCATGGGCATTAGCCAGCACTAAGTACTGGGCGATAAACTCGATATCTGCAATACCGCCGGGACTCTGTTTTAGATCAAACATGCCATCGCTGGCTTTGAGCAAGTGATCACGCATCTTCTGACGCATCTCACGTACTGCTTTTTGCAGCTCAGCTTTATCCCGTGGCTTTTCCAATATCGCAGCACGAATTCGGCTAAATTTGACCGCTAAACTATTGTCGCCGAAAACAAAACGCGAGCGCACTAAGGCTTGATGTTCCCACGTCCACGCCTCGTTAGCTTGGTATTCGCCAAAGCGTTCAATCTCACTGACCATCAAACCCGAGGCGCCAGAAGGACGCAAACGCATATCCACTTCATACAACTCAC of the Shewanella baltica genome contains:
- a CDS encoding methyl-accepting chemotaxis protein; this translates as MWLRQIKIGSRLITAFGLLGLVLLLQGLMSLQTMSSMRVSSEEIEKNTLPTLVTLSSINLNVMRARVFTFRLLLADSAAERDKGLETLRQIRENIKTDQKAYEPLISLPGEQALYQEFSHSLESYLKDQDEMIRKLQANDATEAKRIMDEVMTVQADKMTKMLISIGDLNTKYASKQGEITAQAYEESKLLNSVVIIASLIAAFVVATLLTRSIVQPMKEAVDISVTVASGDLTQKIRTDGNDETSQLMQSLAGMQQNLRDTLSHIANSSNQLASAAEELNSVTEDASRGIQQQNDEIQQAATAITEMSSAVDEVANTAVLASEASEETARNTELGKKQVDQTVAAIIDMNQDVTQSSQIVQTLAMQAVDIGKVLDVIRAIAEQTNLLALNAAIEAARAGDTGRGFAVVADEVRALAHRTQSSTREIEDMINKIQHGTETAVLSMQHSGQKAEQALAVARLAGDALNTINAQISTMNNSNMVIASAAEEQAKVAREVDKNIVNISDLASQSAAGAQQTSASAHELSRLAVELNNLLTRFKV
- a CDS encoding sodium-dependent bicarbonate transport family permease; translation: MPDIVIAFFALGLLAGLVKSDLKVPPAIYETLSILLMLTLGLKGGMALHGHTQNLVITELLAVVALGFIIPLALYPVLTRLVRIGHTDAISIAAHYGSVSAGTFAVVMAMVEKSGLILRPETTLYLVLLELPAIVVMLWLHRYLSAKKAIETSPKNETQSSVLHEALTSRGVVLLVGGVVIGWLYGPTGLAPLTPVLLGGFKTLLALFLLEMGLVTAKVCLPLPLKQWRLLVFAAVTPFVLAWCGIAVGLWLDLPSGSILVLAALSASASYIAAPAAIRAAIPEANIGLAMLASLGITFPVNVLIGLPLYQHWVILITA
- a CDS encoding LysR family transcriptional regulator, translated to MDKRSSSTQLKLRHLSFRLLQVYVQVVRLGNISAAARALHLTQPTVSLQLKKLADVLGEPLLESRDGRMLPTLIGNELYRAACDTLSRFEDFDAFMQQAKGGSVGHINIGIVTTAKYVLPRILGAFYRQFPQVKVTLNIGNRAHVLGRFERQEDDLYLFSHPPSGDNVLSARIIKNPLQLIAPKDHWAVGREQVNFNDLKNERFIVREPGSATRLMFESWCSGQGITLSDTMQIESNEAIRLSVASGLGLSVISAHTLQEGREKPAILPVTGFPLESNWYLVGRKDRRLPYAAMQLVDFMAAHLAECIEPEWVAADISELAMHFNQAPQTRS